In a genomic window of Actinomycetota bacterium:
- a CDS encoding site-specific DNA-methyltransferase has protein sequence MENKIIFGDNLKIMQDIASGSVDLIYIDPPFNTGKVQQRTQIKTVRSENGDRVGFQGQRYETIKIGARSYSDLFDDYLDFLEPRLLEAYRLLAPNGSLYFHIDYREVHYCKILLDKIFGRDSFLNEIIWAYDYGARSKKKWPTKHDNILVYVKDPEDYVFNYDDMERIPYMSPGLVGPEKTARGKTPTDTWWHTIVPTNGKEKTGYPTQKPLGILKRIIQISSPENGKVLDFFAGSGTTGAAAQELGRHFILIDNNPSALEVMARRFKFVNNIEWIDFDPKPFQE, from the coding sequence ATGGAAAACAAAATTATTTTTGGCGACAATTTAAAAATCATGCAAGATATTGCTTCCGGATCTGTTGATTTAATTTATATAGATCCACCGTTTAACACTGGTAAAGTTCAACAGCGCACACAAATTAAGACTGTACGGTCAGAAAATGGTGACCGAGTGGGTTTTCAAGGCCAAAGATACGAGACAATAAAAATCGGAGCAAGATCATACTCGGATTTATTTGATGATTATTTGGATTTTTTGGAGCCGAGATTGCTGGAGGCTTATCGATTATTAGCGCCTAACGGCTCTTTATACTTTCACATTGATTATCGGGAAGTCCACTATTGTAAAATTTTACTAGATAAGATCTTTGGAAGAGATAGCTTTCTAAACGAAATAATCTGGGCATATGACTATGGAGCTCGGTCAAAAAAGAAATGGCCCACCAAGCATGACAACATCCTTGTTTACGTAAAGGACCCAGAAGATTATGTGTTTAATTATGATGATATGGAGCGTATACCTTATATGTCTCCAGGTCTTGTAGGACCGGAAAAAACTGCTCGCGGGAAAACGCCGACTGATACTTGGTGGCATACAATCGTCCCAACGAATGGTAAAGAGAAGACTGGTTATCCTACGCAGAAACCACTTGGTATTTTAAAACGCATTATTCAGATTTCTTCACCCGAAAATGGGAAGGTATTAGACTTTTTCGCAGGCAGTGGCACCACCGGTGCAGCTGCACAAGAATTGGGAAGGCATTTTATATTAATTGATAATAATCCTTCCGCACTTGAAGTGATGGCTAGAAGGTTTAAATTTGTCAATAACATAGAGTGGATCGATTTTGATCCTAAACCATTTCAGGAATAG
- the brxL gene encoding BREX system Lon protease-like protein BrxL, whose translation METFEQKALDNFGSLIINKSFARKAGFGSRAIPVYVREWIVANYVGDSPDLTDESRSKIADFVRRFVPDKSERETIKNRLYEQNDVKLLDDFSVYVDLAKGDRHLIIPFLDESKGSVPPNIVRDNEMLLSSGIWGVGTLSYAPPTDDGPGQVIMRAFTPFQLASLDLDFFIARRKEFTTQEWINFIVNSMGFNHHIYSERQKLLLISRLIPMVEPRFNLIELAPKGTGKSFVYENMSRYVSVRSGAISAPVLFYNDARKTPGLITRFDSVVIDEAQKVKGDKSGELTALLKSYLEAGRFGRGSAGSITAEAGIVILANIDLDENKRPLHEVIGLFRDFPNFLRETAFLDRFSGLLPGWDLPRISKDTPSICFGLKGDIFGEILHMLRADISFRDFVKTNMQVENCDDMRDSKNVEAGATGLLKILFPDKQPSEQDFYSYCVNPAVEFRQRVRDELCKLDREYAPITMKTSYPDEFQKYHRPAKYIDPNDLPQYQTHLQVPISSDDEDQPEEKTDLPIRMTSSPLDISENVLVPKTIHIHEEETGHSYKNLFGPYLSGAKSIQIIDPYVRLEYQIRNLITFIGIIDTSGGPVQLNLTTSAEDAYQEREVSKKLDEIKTSVIKHGVILSYDFSTTVHRRGIEADNGWKIISDRGLDIFQKPDSKYELSEIDQTKRLCRETEIIYIQTDNS comes from the coding sequence ATGGAAACATTTGAGCAAAAAGCATTAGACAACTTTGGGTCATTGATTATCAATAAATCCTTTGCACGGAAAGCAGGATTCGGTAGTCGGGCTATCCCGGTTTATGTTCGAGAATGGATTGTGGCAAATTATGTGGGGGACTCTCCTGATCTGACCGATGAATCGCGCTCCAAAATTGCTGATTTTGTTCGGAGGTTTGTTCCTGATAAAAGTGAACGGGAAACAATCAAGAACCGTCTTTACGAACAAAATGACGTGAAACTACTAGATGATTTTTCAGTGTATGTTGACCTGGCAAAGGGTGATCGTCATTTGATTATCCCTTTTTTAGATGAGAGTAAAGGCTCTGTACCGCCCAACATTGTTCGGGACAATGAAATGTTACTAAGCAGTGGAATATGGGGGGTGGGTACGCTTTCATATGCCCCCCCGACCGATGATGGTCCCGGCCAGGTGATCATGCGGGCATTTACACCATTCCAACTCGCCAGTCTTGATTTAGATTTCTTCATTGCACGGCGCAAGGAATTTACCACTCAAGAATGGATTAACTTTATTGTCAATTCGATGGGTTTTAACCACCATATTTACAGTGAACGACAAAAGCTGCTTTTAATTAGCCGATTGATTCCGATGGTGGAACCCAGATTCAATTTAATTGAGCTTGCGCCTAAGGGAACGGGTAAAAGCTTTGTTTATGAGAATATGTCCAGATATGTTTCTGTCCGATCTGGAGCAATCTCTGCCCCTGTGCTTTTTTACAATGATGCACGCAAGACTCCAGGATTAATTACGCGTTTTGACAGCGTTGTAATTGATGAGGCGCAGAAAGTTAAAGGAGATAAGTCGGGAGAATTAACTGCACTTCTAAAATCCTATTTGGAAGCAGGTCGTTTCGGGAGAGGTAGTGCTGGTTCAATTACTGCTGAAGCTGGAATCGTAATTCTGGCAAATATCGATCTTGACGAAAATAAACGCCCCCTTCACGAAGTCATTGGTTTGTTCCGAGATTTCCCTAATTTTCTGCGAGAAACAGCATTTCTAGATCGCTTTTCTGGATTATTGCCGGGATGGGATTTGCCAAGAATTAGTAAAGATACACCCTCTATTTGCTTTGGCCTGAAGGGAGATATCTTTGGTGAAATTCTCCACATGCTACGGGCAGATATAAGTTTTCGAGATTTTGTAAAAACTAATATGCAGGTTGAAAACTGCGACGATATGCGAGACAGTAAGAATGTTGAAGCAGGTGCAACTGGTCTATTAAAAATACTCTTCCCCGACAAACAACCTTCCGAACAGGATTTTTATAGTTATTGCGTGAATCCTGCGGTAGAGTTCCGCCAGCGCGTGCGAGACGAGCTTTGTAAACTTGACAGGGAATATGCACCCATAACTATGAAAACATCATATCCTGATGAATTTCAAAAATATCACCGGCCTGCTAAATATATAGATCCTAACGATTTACCTCAGTACCAGACTCACCTGCAAGTGCCGATTTCATCAGATGATGAAGATCAACCTGAAGAAAAAACAGATTTGCCTATCCGTATGACTTCCAGCCCTTTAGATATCAGTGAAAATGTTCTAGTACCTAAAACAATTCACATCCATGAAGAAGAGACAGGGCATAGTTATAAGAATCTATTTGGGCCATACCTTAGCGGTGCAAAGTCAATCCAAATTATTGACCCTTATGTTAGGTTAGAATATCAAATTCGAAATTTAATCACTTTCATCGGGATCATTGACACATCGGGGGGGCCTGTCCAACTTAATCTGACAACATCTGCAGAAGATGCCTATCAAGAGAGAGAAGTAAGCAAAAAACTAGATGAAATAAAAACTAGTGTGATCAAACACGGCGTAATTCTCAGTTACGACTTTAGCACGACTGTGCATCGGCGTGGTATCGAAGCAGATAATGGGTGGAAGATCATAAGTGACCGCGGTTTGGATATTTTTCAAAAACCCGACTCAAAATATGAATTAAGTGAAATCGACCAGACCAAACGTCTTTGTCGAGAGACAGAGATTATTTACATCCAAACAGATAATTCATAG
- a CDS encoding PglZ domain-containing protein, giving the protein MIKLTILDLSLDVHVPDADVTLNDIDQYVSGYDRIVSTIHSQRDLHVVITNNQVGKWLSILQKRYGKETITVEEINFRKQLAKQIGISIPESITDQQIKESSLLDLSIPASANATFEEYLLEVFFGNFLISDGGLKRIGDFITNYETDQWDAALNRPIVRDLYLKRLRDLRVLLESEKRNGEKVLLGWLEESPQVLIRNLSAMKMLIGYPEAIGKRLFGTAFLHLRESKLDYRKVPILLRGNERVLDEIRVYLSGKNTPGNVEELNHLVDQMSGLLEIEFNTIYQILQKGQLNIDAPLVEKIRAKFKPIQEIPNVSQILNALDLLITRPQPVQPQSNWTEEEWVLWAVESYLPYRFWLENTGQLNDEIAEFAGCYSDWLNSNYGSLKYHSKRMAWKWLLDLSNAWKQLDSPVLVVMADNLNAKFYPDLLHQLQVQGFYEQQMDYCFSMLPSCTEVSKKCIITGHYQPFKETSYKNQVESTWKARLQKKVLYVGSIGEFRSISTREHDIYFLNYLPLDITLHQDENQTGLSHPQAIRNYLVSLSQDIRAFAERIGAERDLTVVIISDHGSTRIPKGTINVIQGDYYRKRADDEHHRYISISDEEIKKLPENYKYDCYLLKRDLLELETNYLVARRLYRFLPTDENAYIHGGLTPEETLIPSAVYRPVIVSPKQLAIAITGGNKIYVGTKFDLLLEITNLNNYSCDECQIEIMDVNLETSKLKLGSLEKLVRLPVAIPSRCVRNAETGLRKLHIRLTYEFLGQPCINDIMVPIEIIEPAKPKFDLDNL; this is encoded by the coding sequence GTGATTAAACTTACAATTCTTGACCTTTCCCTAGATGTTCATGTTCCAGATGCGGATGTAACCCTGAACGATATTGATCAATACGTTTCAGGATATGATCGCATCGTAAGTACAATTCATTCTCAGAGAGACCTTCATGTTGTAATAACCAATAATCAAGTTGGGAAATGGTTAAGCATCCTACAAAAACGATATGGAAAAGAAACCATCACTGTTGAGGAAATAAATTTCCGAAAACAGCTGGCCAAACAAATAGGAATCTCAATTCCTGAATCAATTACTGATCAACAAATCAAAGAGTCTTCTCTACTTGATCTAAGCATTCCCGCATCAGCAAATGCAACTTTTGAAGAATACTTGTTGGAAGTATTTTTTGGAAATTTTCTCATATCTGATGGAGGCTTGAAAAGGATCGGAGATTTTATTACCAATTACGAGACTGACCAATGGGATGCAGCGCTTAATCGTCCAATCGTTAGAGATTTGTATTTAAAAAGACTTAGGGATCTTCGTGTTCTCTTAGAATCTGAGAAAAGAAATGGTGAAAAAGTCCTTTTAGGCTGGTTAGAAGAATCGCCACAAGTATTAATTCGTAATCTGTCTGCCATGAAAATGTTGATTGGCTACCCGGAAGCCATAGGAAAACGTCTTTTTGGAACTGCATTTTTACATCTACGAGAAAGCAAGCTTGATTACCGAAAAGTTCCAATTCTTCTACGAGGCAACGAAAGGGTGCTTGATGAAATTAGAGTTTATCTTTCCGGCAAAAACACACCGGGCAATGTAGAGGAATTAAATCACCTTGTTGATCAGATGAGTGGCTTGTTGGAAATCGAATTTAATACGATTTATCAGATACTTCAAAAAGGTCAATTAAATATTGATGCACCCTTGGTGGAAAAAATTAGGGCGAAATTTAAACCTATCCAAGAAATCCCGAATGTTTCACAAATCCTTAATGCTCTTGATTTACTAATCACTCGCCCTCAACCTGTCCAGCCACAATCCAACTGGACGGAGGAAGAATGGGTTCTTTGGGCAGTAGAGTCTTACTTACCATATCGATTCTGGTTAGAAAATACAGGTCAACTGAATGACGAAATTGCAGAATTTGCTGGTTGTTATTCTGATTGGCTGAATTCAAATTATGGCAGCTTAAAATATCATTCAAAGAGAATGGCATGGAAATGGTTATTAGACCTCAGTAATGCATGGAAACAGCTGGATAGTCCGGTATTGGTTGTTATGGCAGACAATTTAAATGCCAAATTTTATCCAGATTTGTTGCATCAATTACAAGTACAAGGCTTTTACGAGCAACAAATGGATTATTGCTTCTCGATGTTGCCTTCTTGTACTGAGGTAAGTAAAAAATGTATTATTACAGGTCATTATCAACCATTCAAAGAAACATCGTATAAGAACCAAGTGGAAAGTACTTGGAAAGCACGATTACAAAAGAAAGTTCTTTATGTGGGCAGTATTGGTGAATTTCGATCAATTTCTACTAGAGAACATGATATCTATTTCTTAAATTATTTACCATTGGATATTACTCTCCACCAAGATGAGAACCAAACCGGCCTATCACACCCTCAAGCTATTCGCAATTATCTAGTTTCCTTATCGCAAGACATTCGGGCTTTTGCTGAAAGAATTGGAGCGGAACGAGATCTAACTGTAGTGATTATTTCGGATCACGGATCCACACGCATCCCTAAGGGAACCATTAACGTAATTCAAGGGGATTACTATCGAAAACGCGCGGACGATGAACATCATCGCTATATTTCTATTTCGGATGAAGAAATAAAGAAACTGCCTGAAAATTATAAATACGATTGTTATCTATTGAAAAGGGATTTATTGGAATTAGAAACCAATTACCTGGTTGCTCGCCGGCTTTACCGTTTCTTGCCAACAGATGAAAATGCATATATTCACGGTGGACTAACACCCGAAGAAACACTCATCCCATCCGCAGTATATCGACCTGTCATTGTGTCGCCCAAACAATTGGCAATTGCAATCACAGGAGGTAACAAAATTTATGTTGGTACGAAATTTGACCTTTTACTCGAAATTACCAACTTAAATAATTATTCATGCGATGAATGTCAAATAGAAATCATGGATGTTAACCTTGAAACCAGTAAACTCAAACTTGGAAGTCTTGAAAAATTAGTCCGGCTCCCAGTTGCTATTCCATCTCGATGTGTCCGGAATGCAGAGACTGGTCTTCGAAAACTACACATCAGACTTACATACGAATTTCTTGGGCAGCCTTGTATAAACGATATCATGGTACCGATAGAAATCATCGAGCCTGCAAAGCCAAAGTTCGACTTGGATAACCTTTAG
- a CDS encoding DUF4007 family protein, with protein MPIQPNLFDDPPKPQKTVAIEQTIEFIPLQKDIPGLTLSGLLPANARLELTRHYEIHSIHLSRILHQLSDLKASKLTIEQIAQLLSIPSARTEATLSFGRKIYLINSENILTPFGTRVLAQSPYLDNKGLLWLFHYMLASNASLVIWSIAFNELPVRKAEVDLGEITQVLTSASDKWSEQTLKKKAPAELRGAIRCYTEEIFSPLDLITHVGGPKYEFNSNTAVIPPLVWLSSLLVYRDQYYPGAPSLEIPLIVDGNFSPGRIFRQNQASVRKALDELHNAGLLSVEVRSGLDQVRFKRDTTWLSAATQYLKGESR; from the coding sequence ATGCCCATACAGCCTAATTTATTTGATGATCCTCCAAAACCGCAAAAAACCGTCGCCATTGAACAGACGATTGAATTTATCCCGTTACAAAAAGATATTCCTGGACTGACTCTTTCCGGGTTACTTCCGGCGAATGCGCGCTTGGAATTGACCCGTCATTATGAGATCCACAGCATCCATCTCAGCCGTATCCTGCATCAGCTCAGTGATTTGAAAGCCAGTAAACTCACGATTGAACAGATCGCCCAGCTTCTTTCAATCCCTTCAGCCCGAACGGAAGCCACTTTATCCTTTGGCCGTAAAATCTATTTGATAAATTCCGAAAACATTTTGACACCATTTGGTACGCGGGTGCTTGCTCAATCCCCCTACCTGGATAATAAAGGTCTTTTGTGGTTATTCCATTACATGTTGGCCTCGAACGCCAGTCTGGTGATCTGGAGTATCGCGTTTAATGAATTACCGGTTCGAAAAGCGGAAGTGGATCTTGGTGAAATCACCCAAGTGTTAACCAGCGCTTCGGACAAGTGGTCTGAACAAACGCTGAAAAAGAAAGCACCGGCTGAATTGCGTGGCGCAATCCGTTGTTATACCGAGGAAATCTTTTCGCCGCTTGACCTGATTACTCATGTTGGCGGCCCAAAATACGAGTTCAATTCAAATACAGCTGTTATTCCGCCGCTGGTTTGGCTCAGCAGCCTCCTGGTTTATCGTGATCAATATTATCCTGGCGCGCCTTCCCTTGAAATTCCGCTCATTGTGGATGGGAATTTCAGCCCCGGTCGTATCTTCCGGCAGAACCAGGCTTCAGTTCGCAAGGCTTTAGACGAATTACATAACGCTGGACTATTATCTGTAGAAGTTCGGTCGGGGTTGGATCAGGTACGGTTTAAACGAGACACCACCTGGTTATCTGCAGCAACCCAATACTTGAAAGGTGAATCCCGATGA